The DNA sequence AATAATTGCTATCTGATTTCTGGAAAATAGATATTCCTGCAAATAAACTAGAATCTTCTCTACCCATTGCTATCAAACCATGATGCACTTTTGAATTATTATCTAGATGTATTTCACATACATGACTATGCGCTGATTTATTTGCACCTAAGATGATTTCTAATAGATTCAAATTAGCACCTTTTTCTACTATTATTAGTACTCTACTAAAGCTTAATTGGTTTATATTTTTAGGTATGACTAACTCTAGTCCAGTAGAATTTGATTCTGATATTCTTAAAGCTATTAATTGATTATTAGATGAATGATTTAGTGATAATATCCAATCATGACTAGGGTCAATATGTTCATCTGCTTTTTTCAAATACCTTTGCAATTCATCTCCCATCATTAGCGACATCCCCTTTGGTAAAGATGCTTCATCAAGTTTACTTATATTTGAATTTATAATAATTCTAAAAGAATTCTTGGCTAATTGAGGGATTGTTTGATCTATATCTTTGGGTTCTATTCTCTTTGACATTGGTAGAGAAAGTATATTATTTATTTTTTTTGTATCTATTAACTTCCATTCTTCTAATTTATTATTTGGGATTCCTATTTCCCCTAAGTACTTACGGCCACTTTCTTGAATTCTTCTTAAGTCTCCAGAGGCTGCAGGAAGAGATTGTATCCAATTTTTTAAAAGTTCACTCATTATTTAGTTCAAATGTCTTTCTTTTTTAGTAGATCATATCCACCCTTTTCTAATTCAATAGCAAGATTCTTATTGCCTGTCTTTACAATCTTACCTGCATCCATTATGTGAACAAAAGTTGGTTCTATCTCATTTAATAGCCTTTGATAATGAGTGATCAAGATTGTAGCGGTATCTTTTTTTGAAAGAGCATTAATTGCTTGAGAAACTATTCTAAGTGAATCTATATCTAATCCTGAATCCGTTTCATCTAAGATAGAAATTAATGGTTCTAGTAGAGACATTTGCAATATTTCATTTCTCTTTTTCTCTCCTCCTGAAAAACCTTCATTCACATTACGCTCCAAAAAACTGTCCTTCATTTGTATAAGATTTATACTTTCTTTAACAATCTCGTCAAAATCAAAAGAATCTAGTTCTTCTTTACCAAGATATTTTCTTCTTGAGTTGGTTGCAGCTCTGAGGAATTCGCTATTACTCACTCCAGGAATCTCGACTGGATATTGGAAGCCTAGGAATATACCCATCGAAGCAATTTCCTCAGGGTCTAATTTCTCTAGGCTCTGACCTTTGAAAATTATTTCTCCTGAAGTAATTGAATAAAGAGGGTGCCCAGCAATTACTTTTGAAAGTGTGCTTTTCCCGCTACCATTACGCCCCATTATTGCATGGATTTCACCGGCATTAACTTTAAGATTTACTCCATTCAATATCTTTTGACCTTCGATACCAGCATGCAGGTCATTGATTTCTAGTAGAACTTCTGTCGTTTGGGTGATCACTTGGTAATGAATGAGAGGCTAGTATTTTGTAGTGCCTTAGTTGGCTTGTTAGTTTGCTGAAGCTACTAGTTTTAGCCTACAGACCCTTCTAGTTTTAATGCAAGAAGATTGTTGGCTTCTGAAGCAAATTCCATTGGTAATTTATTAAACACGTCACGACAAAATCCATTTACCATCATCGATACTGCTTCTTCATTACTAATTCCGCGACTTTGAAGGTAAAATAATTGGTCTTCGGATATTTTTGATGTACTTGCTTCATGTTCAATATTTGATTTTGATTGCTTAGATTGTATATATGGATATGTATTAGCTTCTGCTTCATCACCAATTAATAATGAGTCACATTGACTAAAATTTTTTGCTCCTGCTGCTCTAGTACCTATTTCGACTAAGCCTCTATAACTATTTTTTGATTTACCTACACTTATACCTTTACTAATAATTTTAGAACGTGTTTTAGGTCCAATATGAATCATTTTTGTTCCAGTATCAGCTATTTGCTTGTTATTAGTTAAGGCAACGGAATAGAATTCTCCTGTCGAATTTGCTCCTAGCAACACACAGCTAGGATATTTCCATGTGATGGCAGATCCAGTCTCGACTTGAGACCAACTAATTTTGCTATTTTTACCTCGACATTGACCTCTTTTGGTTAC is a window from the Prochlorococcus marinus str. MIT 9211 genome containing:
- the sufC gene encoding Fe-S cluster assembly ATPase SufC, yielding MITQTTEVLLEINDLHAGIEGQKILNGVNLKVNAGEIHAIMGRNGSGKSTLSKVIAGHPLYSITSGEIIFKGQSLEKLDPEEIASMGIFLGFQYPVEIPGVSNSEFLRAATNSRRKYLGKEELDSFDFDEIVKESINLIQMKDSFLERNVNEGFSGGEKKRNEILQMSLLEPLISILDETDSGLDIDSLRIVSQAINALSKKDTATILITHYQRLLNEIEPTFVHIMDAGKIVKTGNKNLAIELEKGGYDLLKKKDI
- the sufD gene encoding Fe-S cluster assembly protein SufD, with the protein product MSELLKNWIQSLPAASGDLRRIQESGRKYLGEIGIPNNKLEEWKLIDTKKINNILSLPMSKRIEPKDIDQTIPQLAKNSFRIIINSNISKLDEASLPKGMSLMMGDELQRYLKKADEHIDPSHDWILSLNHSSNNQLIALRISESNSTGLELVIPKNINQLSFSRVLIIVEKGANLNLLEIILGANKSAHSHVCEIHLDNNSKVHHGLIAMGREDSSLFAGISIFQKSDSNYFFNSFQEGWDLSHLKPTIIQLEGSALTDLQGLQVAKDSQQLSTHSAVKFDGPGGTLRQLQKAIALDKSHSIFNGLIEVPKLAQKTNASQLSKNLLLSNRAQIDTKPELKIIADDVSCTHGATISNLQEDELFYLQSRGLSAENAAALIVNGYAKEIIRNIPLEVMRWSFLNEFLSE